One part of the Prochlorococcus marinus str. MIT 9313 genome encodes these proteins:
- a CDS encoding CsgG/HfaB family protein, whose product MKLSSFGVAAAVASFVFVPVTAWAGPTVSVPDFKNQVGRLSWWSPRVSRQLADALSNELALAGGLTVVERQNLKAVLSEQELAELGIVRNDGNAARSRQMRGAQYLIMGRVSGYEDGVETKQSGSGMRFMGFGGSKTVSESKAYVSIDLRVVDSSTGEVVGARTVEGRATSTAKQKGSGGSLAPLAGLVGGATGARGAGAYGLAAAGTFSYEESSSESNRTPAAKAIRAALIDGADYVNCLLVIRDGCLASYQQQESIRRSNTRDVLQLD is encoded by the coding sequence TTGAAACTCTCCTCCTTTGGTGTTGCAGCAGCAGTGGCTTCGTTTGTGTTTGTTCCAGTAACCGCCTGGGCTGGCCCAACGGTTTCTGTACCTGACTTTAAAAACCAGGTGGGCAGGTTGTCTTGGTGGAGCCCGCGTGTGAGCCGTCAGCTCGCGGATGCTCTTTCCAATGAACTAGCCCTTGCTGGTGGACTAACAGTCGTGGAACGGCAGAATCTCAAGGCCGTCCTCTCTGAGCAAGAGCTTGCCGAGTTGGGGATTGTGCGAAACGACGGAAACGCCGCACGTAGCCGTCAAATGCGTGGCGCCCAATATTTGATTATGGGGCGTGTGAGTGGCTACGAGGATGGGGTTGAAACAAAGCAATCTGGAAGTGGGATGCGCTTTATGGGTTTTGGAGGCTCGAAGACTGTTTCGGAATCCAAGGCTTATGTTTCCATCGACCTACGGGTGGTGGATTCCTCCACTGGAGAGGTTGTCGGTGCGCGAACAGTAGAGGGGCGTGCGACCAGCACAGCTAAGCAGAAAGGCTCCGGCGGATCTTTGGCTCCCTTGGCTGGGCTTGTAGGAGGTGCAACCGGAGCAAGAGGGGCAGGGGCCTATGGCCTTGCGGCTGCAGGCACTTTTAGTTATGAAGAATCATCCAGTGAAAGTAATCGCACTCCCGCAGCAAAAGCCATTCGCGCAGCTCTCATTGATGGTGCTGATTATGTGAATTGCCTATTGGTGATTCGTGATGGCTGTTTGGCGTCTTATCAGCAGCAGGAATCAATTCGACGCTCTAATACACGTGATGTGCTCCAACTCGATTGA
- a CDS encoding DMT family transporter — MMSMQGNNQPQTNSQWRGFKSLLLAALAFSLMTVCVKHLGGRLPVAEILFARSLISLAITRFMLSRVGVSPWGHRKRLLLLRGLLGTAALFCVFDALASLPLATATVLQYTYPTFVALAAWMFLRERIHPRIGIAVFLGWLGITLVLKPAWLGTSFTGYSPLSVSIALSGALFTALAYVCVRELSKQEHQLVIVFYFPLTSVPIALLFLGNQGVLPLGIDWLWILGIGLFTQLGQIWITEGLTLLPAATAGSIGYFQVLFATLWGVLLFAEPVDGWFVIGALLVLGATLISFRSRQENILKQST; from the coding sequence ATGATGTCGATGCAGGGCAACAACCAACCGCAGACAAACAGCCAATGGCGTGGATTCAAATCACTCCTGCTCGCCGCTCTGGCCTTCAGCTTGATGACCGTTTGCGTCAAACACCTTGGTGGTCGTTTGCCTGTCGCAGAAATTTTGTTTGCAAGATCTCTGATCAGCCTGGCAATTACTCGGTTCATGCTCAGTCGGGTTGGGGTTTCCCCCTGGGGACACCGTAAAAGGTTGCTGTTATTGCGAGGGCTGCTGGGCACAGCGGCATTGTTCTGTGTATTTGACGCCTTGGCGTCCTTACCCCTTGCTACAGCAACTGTTCTGCAATACACCTATCCAACTTTTGTTGCGTTAGCGGCATGGATGTTTTTAAGAGAAAGAATCCATCCTCGTATTGGCATAGCAGTATTTCTTGGTTGGTTGGGGATCACCCTGGTTTTAAAACCCGCATGGCTTGGCACAAGCTTCACCGGTTACTCCCCTTTATCTGTCTCTATTGCACTTTCAGGTGCTCTATTTACAGCTCTGGCCTACGTCTGCGTACGTGAGCTTTCCAAGCAGGAACATCAACTTGTGATCGTTTTCTACTTTCCATTGACATCAGTACCAATAGCCTTGCTCTTCCTCGGGAATCAGGGAGTCTTGCCACTTGGAATCGATTGGCTCTGGATACTGGGTATTGGCCTATTTACCCAACTTGGGCAAATCTGGATTACCGAGGGATTAACTCTTTTACCAGCAGCTACAGCAGGTTCAATTGGCTATTTCCAAGTTTTGTTCGCAACTCTCTGGGGTGTACTGTTGTTTGCTGAACCTGTTGATGGCTGGTTCGTGATTGGAGCTCTGTTGGTACTGGGAGCAACACTCATCAGCTTCAGAAGCAGACAAGAAAATATCCTAAAGCAATCAACATGA
- the ruvA gene encoding Holliday junction branch migration protein RuvA: MIGWLQGQKVEAWQQGTRQGVVLACAGVGYEVQIAPRHLSEMEHGQNTFILWIHQVQRDDGSSLFGFPERRERDMFRTLIGVSGVGPQMALALLEECQTGELVEAIVQGDLRKLCQAQGVGKRTAERLAVELRTKLAEFSCRDPGMSLVDNGVIDSHQLKDSSLHELQITLGGLGYEDLEIRRAIRAVASGAAIGASDMPESVPSIDDTDAWLRASLRWLSQEAA; the protein is encoded by the coding sequence ATGATTGGCTGGCTGCAAGGGCAAAAGGTAGAAGCCTGGCAGCAAGGGACTCGGCAAGGAGTCGTTCTGGCTTGTGCTGGTGTTGGTTACGAGGTTCAGATTGCACCGCGCCATCTCAGCGAAATGGAGCACGGGCAAAACACATTCATCCTCTGGATCCATCAGGTGCAGCGTGATGATGGATCCAGCTTGTTTGGCTTCCCGGAACGACGAGAACGGGACATGTTTCGTACCTTGATTGGTGTCAGCGGCGTGGGGCCCCAGATGGCTCTCGCTCTTCTAGAGGAATGTCAGACCGGAGAACTTGTAGAGGCGATTGTGCAGGGAGACCTACGCAAGCTTTGTCAGGCTCAAGGTGTAGGCAAGCGCACTGCCGAACGTCTTGCGGTGGAATTGCGCACAAAGTTGGCTGAATTTAGTTGTCGTGATCCTGGAATGTCCCTGGTGGACAATGGTGTGATCGATTCGCATCAGCTCAAGGATTCAAGTCTGCATGAGCTACAGATCACCCTCGGGGGCCTTGGCTACGAAGATCTTGAAATACGCCGTGCCATAAGGGCTGTGGCCAGCGGTGCTGCAATAGGAGCCAGTGACATGCCTGAGTCTGTCCCTTCCATCGACGACACTGACGCCTGGCTGAGAGCAAGCCTGCGCTGGCTTAGTCAGGAAGCTGCCTAA
- the dnaG gene encoding DNA primase, which yields MPVPRLHPRTIEAVKERADIVDVVGEHVVLKKKGREFVGICPFHDDSKPSMTVSPAKQFYYCFSCGAGGNSIKFLMEFQRQSFGDVVLELARKYQLPVETVEGPQQERLRQQLSRRDKLHRALALAAGWFRGQLRTPVGASALNYLTEKRGLSEVTLESFELGYAPEQWDGLLKHLQQVEGLSAELLEAAGLVVARKGGGGFYDRFRHRVMVPIHDRQGRVIGFGGRSLDGSEPKYLNSPETDVFEKGKHLFGLDRAANAIRKDDRAVVVEGYFDVIALHAAGVTNSVASLGTALSSQQITQICRCSEGKRIVLNFDADGAGVRAANRAIGEVEQLALQGQLELRVLHLPSGKDPDEFLKDHGAGDYRALLDQSPLWLDWQIQQVLEGRDLSQADQFQQAVSGLVALLGKLPQSAVRTHYLQQVAERLSGGQGRLALQLEEDLRQQVKGQRWHGRSSRHEQPGEASQRERSEAEILRLYLHCSNHRAAIRRELRQRELEDFALQHHRLLWAAITDLEETNLGAGRLEAISRGTDSGHDLEDIELPRLLTDQLLLENSALVARLTPLLEPGEVHLAAMAKPLLQLRGTAAALERQKSLKRCRHLLEAWGGQRLETLERCIAALIQEERQQPTESVDMEKRIEAMFEELNSDALRFQELYYSERKHIGHLDQQRCGGFSGQDVIPA from the coding sequence ATGCCCGTCCCCCGTCTTCACCCGCGCACGATCGAGGCCGTCAAGGAGCGTGCCGACATTGTTGATGTCGTTGGCGAACATGTGGTTCTAAAGAAAAAGGGCCGTGAATTCGTAGGGATCTGTCCGTTCCATGACGACAGCAAACCATCGATGACGGTCTCGCCAGCGAAGCAGTTTTATTACTGCTTCTCTTGTGGAGCTGGTGGAAACTCGATCAAGTTCCTGATGGAGTTTCAGCGCCAGAGTTTTGGTGATGTGGTGCTGGAGCTTGCTCGCAAGTATCAACTACCTGTTGAGACGGTCGAGGGGCCCCAGCAGGAACGACTACGTCAGCAGCTCTCTCGTCGAGACAAGCTTCATCGTGCGCTTGCATTGGCGGCCGGTTGGTTTCGTGGCCAGCTGCGTACGCCAGTTGGTGCAAGTGCGCTGAATTACCTCACTGAGAAGCGGGGCCTTAGTGAAGTCACCTTGGAATCCTTCGAGCTTGGCTATGCCCCTGAGCAATGGGATGGTTTACTCAAGCACCTCCAGCAGGTGGAAGGTTTGTCTGCTGAATTACTGGAAGCCGCCGGGCTTGTTGTGGCGCGCAAGGGGGGAGGAGGTTTTTACGATCGCTTTCGTCATCGTGTGATGGTGCCGATCCACGACCGCCAGGGAAGGGTGATTGGTTTCGGTGGACGCAGTCTTGATGGCTCAGAGCCGAAGTACCTCAACTCTCCTGAGACAGACGTGTTCGAGAAAGGCAAGCATTTGTTTGGACTGGATCGAGCGGCGAATGCCATCCGTAAGGATGACCGGGCTGTGGTAGTCGAAGGATATTTCGATGTCATTGCATTGCATGCTGCAGGTGTCACCAATTCAGTGGCCTCCTTAGGCACTGCTTTGAGTAGTCAGCAGATCACCCAGATCTGCCGTTGCAGCGAAGGGAAGCGGATCGTGCTTAATTTTGATGCTGATGGAGCCGGTGTTCGTGCTGCGAACCGAGCCATTGGCGAAGTTGAGCAACTGGCTTTGCAAGGCCAGTTGGAATTACGAGTGCTTCATTTGCCTTCTGGCAAAGACCCCGATGAATTTCTCAAAGATCATGGTGCTGGCGATTACAGGGCTCTATTAGATCAGTCACCTCTTTGGCTTGATTGGCAGATTCAACAGGTGTTGGAGGGCCGTGATTTAAGTCAAGCGGATCAGTTTCAGCAAGCAGTGAGTGGCCTGGTTGCATTGCTCGGCAAGTTGCCCCAGTCGGCCGTACGGACCCACTACCTGCAACAGGTTGCCGAACGCTTGAGCGGTGGGCAGGGCCGGTTGGCCTTGCAGTTGGAGGAAGACCTGCGCCAACAAGTGAAAGGGCAGCGCTGGCATGGCCGCTCAAGTCGCCATGAGCAACCTGGCGAGGCCAGTCAACGGGAGCGCAGCGAAGCGGAAATACTGAGGTTATATCTCCATTGCTCAAATCATCGGGCTGCCATTCGCAGGGAGTTACGACAGCGAGAGCTGGAGGATTTTGCCTTACAACATCACCGTTTGCTTTGGGCGGCGATCACTGATTTGGAGGAAACCAATCTTGGTGCAGGACGTTTAGAGGCGATCAGTCGCGGAACTGACTCTGGTCATGATTTGGAGGATATTGAGTTGCCACGGCTGCTTACCGATCAATTGCTCCTGGAGAACAGTGCTCTAGTCGCTCGTCTTACCCCGTTATTAGAGCCTGGCGAGGTTCATTTGGCGGCTATGGCTAAGCCACTGCTTCAGCTCCGGGGCACAGCAGCGGCTCTAGAACGCCAGAAATCCCTCAAGCGTTGTCGTCATCTTCTTGAGGCCTGGGGTGGTCAGCGTCTTGAAACTCTTGAGCGTTGTATTGCTGCTTTGATTCAAGAAGAGCGACAGCAACCTACTGAATCAGTCGATATGGAAAAGCGTATCGAAGCAATGTTTGAGGAGCTCAACAGCGATGCGTTGCGTTTCCAGGAGCTTTATTACAGCGAGCGCAAGCATATTGGTCACTTAGATCAGCAGCGGTGTGGTGGGTTCTCAGGCCAGGATGTCATTCCGGCTTAG
- a CDS encoding PAM68 family protein, with amino-acid sequence MAERSKAMPFEPEKSGTANKSLPQKGSKSPKIKKPKATSSSQQAIPKPVANRMLRRVIFASGLPTAAGMGVFVVSYLIVSRGIADISPFITLITSAACFLVGLIGLSYGVLSASWEDAPGSLLGLEHIGRNIGRMRDSSKANQPGSKSENKPKDSGQTSDK; translated from the coding sequence ATGGCCGAACGAAGCAAAGCTATGCCTTTCGAGCCAGAAAAGAGTGGAACGGCCAACAAAAGCCTGCCCCAAAAGGGATCCAAATCGCCAAAGATCAAGAAACCAAAAGCGACTTCCAGCAGTCAGCAGGCTATTCCAAAGCCAGTGGCAAATCGCATGCTGCGGCGCGTGATCTTCGCCTCGGGTCTGCCTACAGCTGCAGGGATGGGTGTTTTTGTAGTTAGTTATCTGATTGTGAGCCGTGGCATTGCTGATATCTCACCATTCATCACGCTGATCACTTCAGCAGCCTGTTTCCTCGTTGGCTTGATAGGACTGAGTTATGGGGTTCTATCTGCCAGCTGGGAAGATGCCCCAGGCAGCCTGCTTGGACTGGAACACATTGGTCGCAACATAGGAAGAATGCGCGATTCAAGCAAAGCTAATCAACCTGGCTCAAAATCAGAGAACAAGCCAAAGGATTCCGGACAAACATCAGACAAATAG
- a CDS encoding Y-family DNA polymerase yields the protein MSRVTALIDGNNFYASCEQSLDASLIGRPLVVLSNNDGCIVARSSEARALGISMGTPYFKVRHKLDRLGVVVRSSNYALYGDMSQRLMSLLEAHCEELEIYSIDEAFAYINGPSDDNLKPWARQLRALVHRNLGLPIAIGLGASKGQAKLANHLAKAIPAHAGVFNLLTASDPDTWLESVAIENVWGIGRKLAHWCRLRGVTNARQLRDMPRSQLHARCGVVGIRLQRELQGYACLPLALAPTSKQETCVSRSFSRPIANLEELRQAIATYVVRASEKLRRQQQRAGILTVFTRTSPFAPSFYSQAATIQLDLPSNDTAILLAAALPLVERIYRPHRRLNKAGVLMQNLQSADHLQQHLLVAVHADEQHRSDRLMNTVDRLNHRYGSGTVSWAVCGMQPGWSMRRHQLSRAATTRLNDVPLVLA from the coding sequence ATGTCTCGGGTCACAGCCCTGATCGACGGCAACAATTTCTATGCCTCCTGTGAGCAAAGCCTTGACGCCTCGCTGATCGGTCGTCCTCTGGTCGTGCTCTCCAACAACGATGGCTGCATTGTTGCTCGCAGCTCCGAAGCGCGTGCTCTCGGAATCAGCATGGGCACGCCCTATTTCAAGGTCCGTCACAAATTGGACCGACTTGGCGTTGTCGTGCGCAGCTCCAACTACGCCCTCTACGGCGATATGAGCCAACGACTGATGAGCTTGCTGGAAGCCCATTGTGAGGAGCTGGAGATTTACTCGATTGATGAAGCCTTTGCTTACATCAATGGTCCCTCTGATGACAACCTAAAGCCCTGGGCCCGTCAACTACGGGCCCTGGTGCATCGCAACCTGGGCCTACCGATAGCAATCGGACTTGGCGCCAGTAAAGGTCAGGCCAAACTCGCCAACCACCTGGCCAAGGCCATACCGGCTCACGCTGGAGTGTTCAACCTACTCACCGCTAGTGATCCAGATACATGGCTTGAGAGCGTCGCTATCGAAAATGTATGGGGGATCGGTCGCAAGTTGGCCCATTGGTGCCGACTTAGAGGCGTAACCAATGCCCGGCAATTGCGCGATATGCCACGTAGCCAACTTCATGCCCGCTGCGGCGTTGTAGGCATACGCCTACAACGAGAATTACAAGGTTATGCCTGCCTTCCTCTAGCCCTAGCCCCAACATCAAAACAGGAAACCTGCGTTAGCCGCAGTTTTAGCCGACCAATCGCCAACCTAGAGGAATTACGCCAGGCAATCGCAACCTACGTGGTGCGCGCCAGTGAAAAACTGCGACGACAACAGCAACGGGCCGGGATCCTCACCGTATTCACACGTACCAGCCCATTTGCACCATCGTTTTACAGCCAAGCCGCTACCATTCAACTGGATTTGCCAAGCAACGACACTGCAATCTTGCTAGCAGCAGCCTTGCCACTAGTCGAGCGAATCTACCGGCCCCATCGCCGCTTAAACAAAGCCGGGGTGCTGATGCAAAACCTACAGAGCGCAGACCATCTGCAACAACACCTGTTGGTAGCAGTTCATGCCGATGAGCAGCATCGTAGCGATCGACTAATGAACACCGTCGACCGACTTAATCACCGTTACGGCAGCGGAACCGTGAGTTGGGCTGTTTGTGGCATGCAGCCAGGATGGAGCATGCGTCGTCATCAACTCAGCCGCGCGGCCACAACTCGCCTCAATGACGTGCCGTTGGTGCTGGCCTGA
- the rpsO gene encoding 30S ribosomal protein S15 has translation MSLDTTEKQQLINANQTHGTDTGSVEVQVAMLSERITKLSSHLQENKHDFSSRQGLLKMIGRRKRLLSYVRGKSEQRYNGLITKLGIRG, from the coding sequence ATGTCGCTCGATACAACAGAAAAGCAACAGCTGATCAATGCCAACCAAACCCATGGCACCGATACGGGGTCTGTGGAGGTGCAAGTGGCAATGCTTAGCGAGCGGATTACAAAGCTCAGCTCGCACCTGCAGGAGAACAAGCACGACTTCTCATCCCGGCAGGGACTGCTCAAGATGATTGGTCGTCGCAAGCGCCTGCTTAGTTATGTACGCGGAAAAAGTGAACAGCGCTACAACGGCCTGATCACCAAACTAGGCATCCGCGGTTAA
- a CDS encoding DNA polymerase III subunit alpha, giving the protein MAFVPLHNHSDYSLLDGATQLPQMVKRAKELGMPALALTDHGVMYGAIELLKLCKNAEIKPIIGNEMYVINGSIEDPQPKKERRYHLVVLAKNAVGYRNLVKLTSISHLRGMRGRGIFARPCIDKELLKAYSEGLIVATACLGGEIPQAILRGRIDVARDVARWYQEVFGKDFYLEVQDHGSPEDRIVNVEIVNIAKELGIELIATNDAHYLSKNDVEAHDALLCVLTGKLISDEKRLRYTGTEYIKSEQEMGRLFADHLEPDVLQKAIANTAAVAEKVEEYSILGSYQMPRFPIPEGHSAVSYLHEVSEQGLRQRLKLATTDPIDDHYGERLTYELGVMEQMGFPTYFLVVWDYIRFAREQGIPVGPGRGSAAGSLVAYALGITNIDPVQNGLLFERFLNPERKSMPDIDTDFCIERRGEVIDYVTRRYGEDKVAQIITFNRMTSKAVLKDVARVLDIPYGDADRLAKLIPVVRGKPAKLAAMIGSDSPNAEFREKYQNDPVVTKWVDMAMRIEGTNKTFGVHAAGVVIAAEPLDDLVPLQRNNDGQVITQYFMEDVESMGLLKMDFLGLKNLTMIDKTLELVEVSNGERIDPDQLPTEDPETFALLARGDLEGIFQLESTGMRQIVRDLRPSSLEDISSILALYRPGPLDAGLIPKFINRKHGREAIDFAHAALEPILKETYGIMVYQEQIMKIAQDLAGYSLGEADLLRRAMGKKKVSEMQKHRSIFVEGASRSGVDQKIADELFDQMVLFAEYCFNKSHSTAYGAVTYQTAYLKAHYPVAYMASLLTVNAGASDKVQRYISNCNAMGIEVMPPDVNASGIDFTPAGDRILFGLSAVRNLGDGAIRQLIANRDGDGPFVSLADLCDRLPSNVLNRRGLESLIHCGALDAIDPESNRAQLIADLELLIHWAASRARDRLSGQGNLFDLVAGAADEQTSDELSTAPKAAPVTDYPPTEKLRLEKELVGFYLSDHPLKQLTAPAQLLAPIGLASLEDQPDKAKVSVITMLTEMRQVTTRKGDRMAVLNIEDLTGSCEAVVFPKSYARLSDHLMLEARLLIWASVDRRDDRIQLIIDDCRAIDDLRLLLVELMPDEACDITVQHKLRECLHQHRPAKDEFGVRVPVVAAVRQGPQVRYVCLGHQFCVRDASAALSSLQQQAFKARCSDRLFV; this is encoded by the coding sequence ATGGCATTCGTTCCTCTTCACAACCACAGCGACTACAGCCTTCTGGACGGAGCTACACAGCTTCCCCAGATGGTGAAGCGAGCCAAGGAGCTAGGCATGCCCGCTCTGGCACTCACCGACCACGGTGTGATGTATGGCGCCATTGAACTGCTGAAGCTTTGCAAGAACGCTGAGATCAAGCCGATCATCGGCAATGAGATGTATGTGATCAACGGGTCTATTGAGGATCCGCAACCGAAGAAGGAGCGTCGTTATCACCTGGTGGTGCTTGCTAAGAACGCTGTTGGCTATCGCAATCTTGTGAAACTCACCAGCATTAGCCATCTGCGCGGCATGCGCGGCCGAGGCATCTTTGCAAGGCCATGCATTGATAAAGAACTGCTGAAGGCCTATAGCGAGGGGTTAATTGTTGCCACCGCTTGTCTTGGTGGGGAGATTCCTCAAGCCATCTTGCGCGGTCGCATTGATGTAGCAAGGGATGTGGCCCGTTGGTACCAGGAGGTCTTTGGCAAAGACTTCTATCTCGAAGTTCAGGATCACGGCTCGCCGGAAGACCGAATCGTCAATGTAGAGATTGTGAACATTGCCAAAGAACTAGGGATTGAGCTGATTGCGACCAATGACGCCCATTACCTCAGCAAGAACGATGTGGAGGCCCATGACGCCCTGCTTTGTGTGCTGACAGGCAAGTTGATCAGTGATGAGAAGCGTCTGCGCTACACAGGTACTGAATACATCAAGTCTGAACAGGAGATGGGACGGCTATTCGCCGATCATCTCGAACCTGATGTGCTGCAAAAGGCTATTGCCAACACAGCAGCCGTTGCCGAAAAAGTAGAGGAATACTCAATCCTCGGTAGTTATCAGATGCCTCGTTTCCCGATTCCTGAAGGACATAGCGCCGTGAGTTATCTACACGAGGTCTCTGAGCAGGGGCTACGGCAAAGGTTGAAACTGGCAACGACAGATCCAATTGATGACCATTACGGCGAAAGGCTCACCTATGAGCTGGGCGTGATGGAACAGATGGGCTTCCCCACCTATTTCCTGGTGGTATGGGATTACATCCGCTTTGCACGTGAACAGGGCATTCCAGTAGGACCAGGGAGGGGGTCAGCAGCTGGCTCACTCGTGGCATATGCCCTTGGTATTACCAACATTGACCCTGTTCAAAACGGATTGTTATTTGAGCGATTCCTTAATCCTGAGCGTAAGTCGATGCCTGATATTGACACTGATTTCTGTATTGAACGTCGTGGTGAGGTGATCGACTATGTCACGCGTCGTTACGGCGAAGACAAGGTTGCTCAAATTATCACTTTTAACCGAATGACATCCAAGGCCGTCTTGAAGGATGTAGCCCGGGTGCTTGATATTCCCTATGGAGATGCCGATCGACTTGCCAAGCTTATTCCCGTAGTAAGGGGAAAGCCTGCAAAACTAGCTGCGATGATCGGCAGCGATTCGCCGAATGCTGAATTCCGTGAGAAGTATCAGAACGATCCAGTAGTTACAAAATGGGTCGATATGGCGATGCGCATTGAAGGTACAAATAAAACCTTTGGCGTTCATGCCGCTGGAGTCGTCATTGCTGCTGAGCCCCTAGATGATCTTGTACCCCTTCAGCGCAATAACGATGGACAGGTAATTACTCAATACTTCATGGAGGATGTGGAGTCGATGGGGTTATTAAAGATGGATTTTCTTGGGCTCAAGAATCTCACCATGATTGACAAAACACTTGAGCTTGTTGAAGTCAGCAATGGAGAGAGAATTGATCCTGATCAATTGCCAACAGAGGATCCTGAAACTTTTGCCTTACTTGCAAGAGGAGATCTTGAGGGCATCTTTCAACTTGAATCGACTGGGATGAGACAGATTGTGCGTGACCTTCGCCCCTCATCTCTTGAAGATATATCCTCAATTTTAGCTTTGTACAGACCAGGTCCTCTGGATGCCGGATTGATTCCAAAATTTATCAATCGGAAACATGGTCGAGAGGCAATTGATTTTGCTCATGCTGCCCTTGAACCAATCCTTAAGGAGACTTACGGGATCATGGTTTACCAGGAGCAGATCATGAAAATTGCCCAGGATCTTGCTGGCTATTCTCTGGGCGAAGCTGACTTGCTACGGCGTGCAATGGGCAAGAAAAAGGTTTCAGAGATGCAGAAACATCGCAGTATTTTTGTTGAAGGAGCAAGTCGAAGTGGTGTTGATCAGAAGATCGCCGATGAGCTTTTCGACCAAATGGTTTTGTTCGCCGAATATTGCTTCAACAAGAGTCACTCAACAGCTTATGGCGCTGTTACTTATCAAACTGCCTATTTAAAGGCACATTATCCAGTTGCCTATATGGCGTCATTACTGACAGTAAATGCTGGCGCTAGTGACAAGGTGCAGCGCTATATCTCGAATTGCAATGCGATGGGAATTGAAGTGATGCCGCCAGATGTGAATGCTTCAGGGATTGATTTCACCCCTGCTGGTGATCGCATCTTGTTTGGTCTTTCTGCTGTGAGAAATCTTGGCGATGGTGCAATCAGGCAGCTAATTGCAAATCGCGATGGTGATGGCCCCTTTGTCTCCCTTGCCGATCTCTGTGATCGTCTGCCCTCCAATGTTCTGAATCGTCGCGGGTTGGAATCTCTTATTCATTGCGGAGCCCTAGATGCCATAGACCCTGAATCGAACCGGGCCCAGTTAATTGCCGACTTGGAGCTTCTGATCCACTGGGCTGCTTCTCGTGCCCGTGATCGACTCAGTGGTCAGGGCAACCTATTTGATCTTGTAGCTGGAGCAGCAGACGAGCAAACGTCTGATGAGCTGAGCACTGCACCCAAGGCAGCACCGGTTACCGACTACCCACCGACTGAAAAGCTGAGACTTGAAAAAGAGTTGGTTGGTTTCTACCTTTCTGATCACCCTCTCAAGCAGCTCACTGCTCCAGCTCAATTGCTGGCGCCCATTGGTCTTGCCAGCCTTGAGGATCAGCCTGACAAGGCGAAGGTCAGTGTGATCACGATGCTGACGGAGATGCGCCAAGTCACAACCCGCAAGGGCGATCGCATGGCAGTTCTCAACATTGAGGATCTCACCGGTAGTTGCGAAGCTGTGGTGTTCCCCAAGAGCTATGCCCGTCTATCAGATCACCTCATGTTGGAAGCGCGACTGCTCATCTGGGCCTCTGTTGATCGTCGCGACGACCGTATCCAATTGATCATTGATGATTGCCGCGCCATCGATGACCTACGACTGCTGTTGGTGGAGTTGATGCCTGATGAAGCCTGTGACATCACTGTGCAGCACAAGCTTCGGGAATGTCTCCATCAGCATCGCCCAGCCAAGGATGAATTTGGCGTGCGAGTGCCCGTGGTGGCAGCGGTTCGCCAGGGTCCCCAGGTGCGTTACGTATGCCTAGGTCATCAGTTCTGCGTTCGAGACGCTTCTGCTGCACTCAGTTCCCTTCAACAGCAGGCATTCAAAGCTCGATGCAGCGACCGACTATTTGTCTGA